A DNA window from Bradyrhizobium barranii subsp. barranii contains the following coding sequences:
- the ntrC gene encoding nitrogen regulation protein NR(I), with the protein MPAGSILVADDDTAIRTVLNQALSRAGYEVRLTGNAATLWRWVSQGEGDLVITDVVMPDENAFDLLPRIKKMRPNLPVIVMSAQNTFMTAIRASERGAYEYLPKPFDLKELIAIVGRALAEPKERVSTPDEDAEMEAIPLVGRSPAMQEIYRVLARLMQTDLTVMITGESGTGKELVARALHDYGKRRNGPFVAVNMAAIPRDLIESELFGHERGAFTGANTRASGRFEQAEGGTLFLDEIGDMPMEAQTRLLRVLQQGEYTTVGGRTPIKTDVRIVAASNKDLRVLIQQGLFREDLFFRLNVVPLRLPPLRERIEDLPDLVRHFFTLAEKDGLPPKKLDALALERMKQHRWPGNVRELENLARRLAALYPQDVITGSVIDGELAPPTVSPGAAVQQGVDNLGGAVEAYLSSHFQGFPNGVPPPGLYHRILKEIEVPLLTAALAATRGNQIRAADLLGLNRNTLRKKIRDLDIQVYRSGG; encoded by the coding sequence ATGCCCGCAGGTAGCATTCTCGTTGCTGATGACGATACCGCCATCCGCACGGTTCTCAATCAGGCGCTATCCCGCGCCGGCTATGAAGTCCGGCTCACCGGCAATGCCGCAACGCTGTGGCGCTGGGTCAGCCAGGGGGAGGGCGATCTCGTCATCACCGACGTGGTGATGCCGGACGAGAACGCCTTCGACCTGCTGCCGCGGATCAAGAAGATGCGGCCGAATCTGCCCGTCATCGTCATGAGCGCGCAGAACACGTTCATGACCGCGATCCGCGCCTCCGAGCGCGGGGCGTACGAATATCTGCCAAAGCCCTTCGACCTGAAGGAGCTGATCGCCATCGTCGGCCGTGCGCTGGCCGAGCCGAAGGAACGGGTCTCGACGCCGGACGAGGACGCCGAGATGGAGGCGATCCCGCTGGTCGGCCGCTCGCCGGCGATGCAGGAAATCTACCGCGTGCTGGCGCGTCTGATGCAGACCGACCTCACCGTGATGATCACGGGCGAGTCCGGCACCGGCAAGGAGCTGGTGGCGCGCGCGCTGCACGATTACGGCAAGCGCCGCAACGGCCCGTTCGTCGCGGTCAACATGGCCGCGATCCCGCGTGACCTCATCGAGTCCGAACTGTTCGGCCACGAGCGCGGCGCCTTCACCGGCGCCAACACCCGCGCCTCGGGCCGGTTCGAGCAGGCCGAGGGCGGCACGCTGTTCCTGGACGAGATCGGCGACATGCCGATGGAGGCGCAGACCCGCCTGCTGCGCGTGCTCCAGCAGGGCGAATACACCACCGTCGGCGGCCGCACCCCGATCAAGACCGACGTGCGGATCGTCGCGGCGTCCAACAAGGACCTGCGCGTCCTGATCCAGCAGGGCCTATTCCGCGAAGATCTGTTCTTCCGCCTCAACGTCGTGCCGCTGCGGCTGCCCCCCTTGCGCGAGCGCATCGAAGACCTGCCGGACCTCGTGCGGCACTTCTTCACGCTGGCCGAGAAGGACGGCCTGCCGCCGAAGAAGCTCGATGCGCTGGCGCTGGAGCGGATGAAGCAGCACCGCTGGCCCGGCAACGTGCGCGAGCTCGAGAATCTCGCACGGCGCCTCGCGGCGCTCTATCCGCAGGACGTGATCACCGGCTCCGTCATCGACGGCGAGCTCGCGCCGCCCACGGTCAGCCCGGGGGCCGCGGTCCAGCAGGGCGTCGACAATCTCGGCGGCGCGGTCGAGGCCTATCTGTCCTCGCACTTCCAGGGCTTCCCGAACGGCGTGCCGCCGCCGGGCCTCTATCACCGCATCCTCAAGGAGATCGAGGTGCCACTGCTCACGGCCGCGCTCGCCGCCACCCGCGGCAACCAGATCCGCGCCGCCGATTTGCTCGGTCTCAACCGCAACACGCTGCGGAAGAAGATCCGGGACCTCGATATCCAGGTGTACCGGAGCGGGGGTTAG
- a CDS encoding sensor histidine kinase, whose translation MTSADTSAAHFDTAPAEEPRRWSVRRWLAPLAVAMALLSALLTFLVLTGLTRIEPTPEVVRSFYLINAATILLLVGIIVRELWQLILARRRGRAAARLHVQIVSLFSIVAVLPAVLVAVVANVTIERGLDRLFSGPTKEVIQNSLTIARAYMQDHAQLIRGDILGMANDIAHARPLYDQDRRSFRELLTASAGSRNLPGAMIIDKNTNILESADTGMRLAYSPPAPDFLSNVNESEPEIAVLPDASFVAAVIRLRAFSDTFLYVARPLDPNVVNQLKQTEVSVAEYAQIESRRLGIQVAFALMFAVIALTILMASVLIGLNFANSLVAPIRRLMNAAHTVSTGDLHVKVPVHQSEGDLAQLGETFNKMTQELRSQRDELVNASDLIDSRRRFIEAVLSSASAGIIGVDNSGSVGILNRSAEKLIGHSEAETLGHPLSDVLPELEEMMKTAREGTQRLVQGQITITRDGTERNLSVRVSAEKTSQPHDSYIITLDDITELVSAQRTSAWGDVARRIAHEIKNPLTPIQLSAERIRRKFGKDITETKDKQIFEQCTDTIVRQVDDIRRMVDEFSRFARMPKPVMEGEDVADTVRQAVFLMKVAHPEIDIEAEFKEDPLRAQFDRRLISQAVTNIVKNATEAVEQVPPEELGKDYGKGRIDVVVSREGEDVLIDVIDNGIGLPKVARSRLLEPYVTTRAKGTGLGLAIVGRVLEDHGGRIELKDASDFREGQRGAWMRMRFAISGAPAKSDGTVQASSAANAVTDIAKPPETKPPAAETKEPAEMTNDSTKIEASTGI comes from the coding sequence ATGACCAGCGCAGATACCTCGGCCGCACACTTCGACACGGCCCCAGCGGAAGAGCCCCGGCGTTGGTCGGTGCGACGCTGGCTGGCACCCCTTGCCGTGGCGATGGCGTTGCTGTCGGCCCTCCTGACCTTCCTGGTCCTGACCGGTCTCACGAGGATCGAGCCGACGCCGGAGGTGGTCCGCTCCTTCTATCTGATCAATGCGGCCACGATCCTGCTGCTGGTCGGCATCATCGTCCGCGAGCTCTGGCAGTTGATCCTGGCGCGGCGGCGGGGCCGGGCGGCGGCGCGCCTCCATGTCCAGATCGTCAGCCTGTTCTCGATCGTGGCGGTGCTGCCGGCGGTGCTGGTCGCCGTCGTCGCCAACGTCACCATCGAGCGCGGCCTCGACCGGCTGTTCTCCGGCCCGACCAAAGAGGTGATCCAGAATTCGCTGACGATCGCGCGCGCCTACATGCAGGACCACGCACAGCTGATCCGCGGCGACATTCTCGGCATGGCCAATGACATCGCCCACGCCCGGCCGCTCTACGACCAGGACCGCCGCTCGTTCCGCGAGCTGCTGACCGCCAGCGCCGGCTCCCGCAACCTGCCGGGCGCGATGATCATCGACAAGAACACCAACATCCTGGAATCGGCCGACACCGGCATGCGGCTCGCTTATTCGCCGCCGGCGCCGGACTTCCTCAGCAACGTCAACGAATCCGAGCCCGAGATCGCGGTGCTGCCGGATGCGAGCTTCGTCGCCGCGGTGATCCGCCTGCGCGCCTTCAGCGACACCTTCCTCTATGTCGCGCGGCCGCTCGATCCGAATGTCGTCAACCAGCTCAAGCAGACCGAGGTCAGCGTCGCCGAATACGCCCAGATCGAGTCGCGCCGGCTCGGCATCCAGGTCGCCTTCGCGCTGATGTTCGCGGTGATCGCGCTGACCATCCTGATGGCCTCGGTGCTGATCGGCCTCAACTTCGCCAACTCGCTGGTGGCCCCGATCCGGCGGCTGATGAACGCGGCCCACACGGTCTCGACCGGCGACCTCCATGTGAAGGTGCCCGTGCATCAGTCGGAAGGCGACCTCGCCCAGCTGGGTGAGACCTTCAACAAGATGACGCAGGAATTGCGCAGCCAGCGCGACGAGCTCGTCAACGCCAGTGATCTCATCGACAGCCGCCGCCGCTTCATCGAGGCCGTGCTGTCCTCGGCGAGCGCCGGCATCATCGGCGTCGACAATTCAGGCAGCGTCGGCATCCTCAACCGCTCCGCCGAGAAGCTGATCGGGCACTCCGAAGCCGAGACGCTCGGCCATCCGCTCTCCGACGTGCTGCCCGAGCTCGAGGAGATGATGAAGACGGCGCGGGAAGGGACCCAGCGCCTGGTGCAGGGCCAGATCACGATCACGCGCGACGGCACCGAGCGCAACCTGTCGGTCCGCGTCAGCGCCGAGAAGACCAGCCAGCCGCACGACAGCTACATCATCACGCTCGACGACATCACCGAGCTGGTCTCGGCGCAGCGCACCTCGGCCTGGGGCGACGTCGCGCGCCGCATCGCGCATGAGATCAAGAATCCGCTGACGCCGATCCAGCTCTCGGCCGAGCGCATCCGCCGCAAGTTCGGCAAGGACATCACCGAGACCAAGGACAAGCAGATCTTCGAGCAGTGCACCGATACCATCGTGCGCCAGGTCGACGATATCCGCCGCATGGTCGACGAGTTCTCGCGTTTCGCACGGATGCCGAAGCCGGTGATGGAGGGCGAGGACGTCGCCGACACCGTGCGGCAGGCGGTGTTCCTGATGAAGGTCGCCCATCCCGAGATCGATATCGAGGCCGAATTCAAGGAAGATCCGCTGCGCGCGCAGTTCGACCGGCGGCTGATCTCGCAGGCAGTCACCAACATCGTCAAGAACGCCACCGAGGCGGTCGAGCAGGTGCCGCCGGAGGAGCTCGGCAAGGATTACGGCAAGGGCCGCATCGACGTCGTGGTCTCGCGCGAGGGCGAGGACGTGCTGATCGACGTCATCGACAACGGCATCGGCCTGCCCAAGGTCGCGCGCTCGCGCCTCCTCGAGCCTTATGTGACGACGCGGGCCAAGGGCACCGGCCTTGGCCTGGCGATCGTCGGCCGCGTGCTCGAAGACCATGGCGGGCGTATCGAGCTGAAGGACGCTTCCGATTTCCGCGAGGGCCAGCGCGGCGCGTGGATGCGGATGCGTTTTGCGATCTCCGGTGCCCCCGCGAAGAGCGACGGGACCGTGCAGGCATCGTCGGCCGCAAACGCGGTCACGGACATCGCCAAGCCGCCCGAAACAAAACCGCCGGCCGCCGAAACCAAAGAGCCGGCTGAAATGACCAATGATTCAACGAAGATCGAAGCCTCAACAGGCATCTGA
- the ntrX gene encoding nitrogen assimilation response regulator NtrX — MASEILIVDDEADIRDLVAGILEDEGFVTRTARDSDTALAEIANRRPHLVFLDIWLQGSKLDGLQLLEQVKKDNADLPVVMISGHGNIETAVAAIKRGAYDFIEKPFKADRLILVANRALENSRLKREVKELKQLAPSASSLVGRSPSMNQLRQTIDRAAKANSRILIVGPAGAGKELTARTLHTASGRADGPFVVINAAAITPERMEHEMFGVEQSNGEQARKPGALEEAHGGTLFIDEIADMPRETQNKILRVLVEQSFQRVGGTGKVQVDVRIISSTARNLEEEIAAGHFREDLYHRLSVVPIRVPALSERREDIPELIDYFMEQISAGSGLPKRQIGQDAMAVLQSHVWPGNVRQLRNNVERVMILAAGGPEVIITADMLPQDVGSMVPAMPTSNNGEHIMGLPLREAREVFERDYLIAQISRFSGNISRTAEFVGMERSALHRKLKALGVG; from the coding sequence ATGGCAAGTGAAATTCTGATTGTCGATGATGAGGCCGATATTCGCGATCTCGTCGCGGGCATTCTCGAAGACGAGGGCTTCGTGACCCGGACCGCTCGCGACAGCGATACGGCGCTCGCCGAGATCGCCAATCGCAGGCCGCACCTGGTGTTTCTCGACATCTGGCTCCAGGGCTCCAAGCTCGACGGCTTGCAGCTGCTGGAGCAGGTCAAGAAGGACAATGCCGATCTGCCGGTCGTGATGATCTCCGGCCACGGCAACATCGAGACCGCGGTCGCCGCGATCAAGCGCGGCGCCTACGACTTCATCGAGAAGCCGTTCAAGGCCGACCGGCTGATCCTGGTCGCGAACAGAGCGCTCGAGAACTCGCGGCTCAAGCGCGAGGTCAAGGAGCTGAAGCAGCTCGCGCCGAGCGCAAGCTCGCTCGTCGGCCGCTCGCCGAGCATGAACCAGCTGCGCCAGACCATCGATCGCGCGGCCAAGGCCAACAGCCGCATCCTGATCGTCGGCCCGGCCGGCGCCGGCAAGGAGCTGACCGCGCGCACGCTGCATACGGCCTCGGGCCGCGCCGATGGTCCGTTCGTCGTGATCAATGCCGCCGCGATCACGCCGGAGCGCATGGAGCACGAGATGTTCGGCGTCGAACAGTCCAATGGCGAGCAGGCGCGCAAGCCCGGTGCGCTCGAGGAAGCCCATGGCGGCACGCTGTTCATCGACGAGATCGCGGACATGCCGCGCGAGACCCAGAACAAGATTTTGCGCGTGCTGGTCGAGCAGTCGTTCCAGCGCGTCGGCGGCACCGGCAAGGTGCAGGTCGACGTCCGCATCATCTCCTCCACCGCGCGAAATCTCGAAGAGGAGATCGCGGCCGGCCATTTCCGCGAAGACCTCTATCATCGGCTCTCGGTGGTGCCGATCCGCGTGCCCGCGCTCTCGGAGCGGCGCGAGGACATTCCGGAATTGATCGACTATTTCATGGAGCAGATCTCGGCCGGTAGCGGCCTGCCCAAGCGGCAGATCGGGCAGGACGCGATGGCGGTGCTGCAATCGCATGTGTGGCCCGGCAACGTACGCCAGCTTCGCAACAACGTTGAGAGAGTCATGATTCTGGCCGCGGGCGGACCGGAGGTGATTATCACCGCCGACATGCTGCCGCAGGACGTCGGCTCGATGGTGCCGGCGATGCCGACCAGCAACAATGGCGAGCACATCATGGGGCTGCCGCTGCGCGAAGCGCGCGAAGTGTTCGAGCGCGACTATTTGATTGCACAGATCAGCCGTTTTTCAGGAAATATTTCTCGCACGGCTGAGTTTGTTGGCATGGAACGTTCGGCGTTGCACCGGAAGCTGAAGGCGCTCGGTGTCGGCTGA
- the hfq gene encoding RNA chaperone Hfq: MAADRAQNLQDTFLNHVRKTKTPLTIFLVNGVKLQGIVTWFDNFCLLLRRDGHSQLVYKHAISTIMPGAPIQLFEGGEDQPA, from the coding sequence ATGGCGGCAGACCGCGCACAAAACCTACAGGACACCTTCCTCAATCACGTTCGCAAAACCAAGACGCCACTGACGATCTTTCTGGTCAACGGAGTGAAGCTCCAGGGCATCGTGACCTGGTTCGACAATTTCTGTTTGCTGCTTCGGCGCGACGGTCACTCGCAGCTTGTCTACAAGCATGCGATCTCGACCATCATGCCGGGCGCTCCGATCCAGTTGTTCGAAGGCGGCGAGGATCAGCCGGCTTGA